CCGAGCCGGGCGGCGGCGGCGAGCACGCCTTCCGGCGAAGGCTTGAGGCGGCGCGGCCCGCCGGGCTCGCCCGAGGCCACCACCGTCTCGAACAGCGCGCCCACGCCCAGCGCCGTAAGCTTCTGCCGCGCCGGATAGTCGGACACCAGCGCCGTGCGCCCGCCCGCGGCGCGGAAGGCGGCGAGCTCGGCCAGGAAGCTGCGCCGCCGCGCGGCGCGCAGCCACTTGCCCGGCCGCCGGAACATCCAGTCGTCGACGACACCGAGCAGTGTCGCCGGCTCGACCCCGAGCGCGAGCGCCGCCCCGGCGAGCTGGCGCGCGAAGGGGTCGCTGCCTGCGCCGTCCAGCGCGCGCACGCGCTCGTGCTCGGCGCGGAAGCGGCGCAGGAGCGGCGCCACGCGCAGCCCCGCAGCCACGAGCTCGAGCGCCATGGCCGCCTTCACCGGGGCCGCGTGATAGAGCGTCCCGTCCAGATCGACCAGCCATGCGCGTGCGTCCGAGACCGTCGACAATCCTTGCCGCCCTCCGCCGAGTGGGCGAATACCATAGTCCGACCGTTTGGAACCGATATCGGCCGGAGGCGCAGCGCACGATGACCGAGTTATCCGGCTGGGGACGGTATCCCGTCGTAGAGGGGATGGAGCGGGCCTCGGAGAACTTCGAGGCCGCGACCGCCAGCGCCGCGCTCTCGCGCGGGCTCGGGCGCTCCTACGGCGACGCGTCGCTGCCGGCGTCGCCTGCAGACGTGGTCGCCAACTCGCGCCGGGCCGACCGCATCCTGGGCTTCGATCCCGGAAGCGGCGTGCTGCGCGCCGAGGCGGGTCTGTCGCTGCG
The DNA window shown above is from Myxococcota bacterium and carries:
- a CDS encoding HAD family hydrolase; the encoded protein is MSTVSDARAWLVDLDGTLYHAAPVKAAMALELVAAGLRVAPLLRRFRAEHERVRALDGAGSDPFARQLAGAALALGVEPATLLGVVDDWMFRRPGKWLRAARRRSFLAELAAFRAAGGRTALVSDYPARQKLTALGVGALFETVVASGEPGGPRRLKPSPEGVLAAAARLGVRPAECLVIGDREDADGEAARRAGMRFRRISGL